In the uncultured Methanobacterium sp. genome, one interval contains:
- a CDS encoding metallophosphoesterase, giving the protein MNPEQIGKTLKVKTNIPFSDKTEDPSIIDTSGRISIIFGEELDMSTVPDGIKLYKVKPDGTEDNVDVKINVDENSPSILYINKYEAISEGEEYKLSVTCKVKSVNGTSLNDEFVNYFAVDYSFNLELEGIPDLNNERNLILCISDLHLGANDNYAELTKNREALVNFLEQVKNSPNVKELVIAGDLIDEWFIPMHLDTFNGKTQRDFTKAVASNNKSVMDAFNNIINEGKVKLTYVPGNHDLLINSEDIQSILPGISEARDVRGLGAYIPSDFPEAIIEHGHRYNFYCAPDYSNRSLTQTDTILPPGYFFTRMATSSVIQGRPKLDVTFPPVNKNELGDVQFFYFLYWNVWKGLITDFPVNQGMDEKVINTQIDGFTDCYAIKDVLPYQNSEDDYIDVNLYKGIVETWDERQDKNLVPVKIPTDEAVLKGAFASHLDDQSHVQFFKNPDSDKKIVIFGHSHEARVITSFNEKQEKQVYVNSGTWIDLNKCTMTFVAIIPPKGEDSSLTFVNLYQYSTSGDIKKLKSEALQI; this is encoded by the coding sequence TTGAACCCTGAACAAATTGGTAAAACATTAAAGGTTAAAACAAACATTCCTTTCTCGGATAAAACAGAAGATCCATCGATAATTGACACATCAGGTCGTATAAGCATAATATTCGGTGAAGAACTGGATATGAGCACGGTTCCAGATGGAATAAAACTTTACAAAGTTAAACCGGATGGAACAGAAGATAATGTGGATGTTAAAATAAATGTTGATGAGAACTCCCCATCTATTCTTTATATTAATAAATATGAGGCAATTTCTGAAGGTGAAGAGTATAAACTTTCTGTAACGTGCAAAGTAAAATCAGTAAATGGAACCTCTCTGAATGACGAATTTGTTAATTATTTTGCTGTTGATTATTCATTTAACCTGGAATTAGAGGGCATTCCAGATTTAAACAATGAAAGAAACTTGATTCTATGCATAAGTGACCTGCACTTAGGTGCAAATGATAACTATGCAGAACTCACCAAGAACAGGGAAGCACTGGTTAATTTCCTGGAACAGGTTAAAAATTCCCCTAATGTAAAGGAACTGGTTATAGCCGGTGACTTGATTGATGAATGGTTCATCCCCATGCATCTGGACACATTCAATGGGAAAACGCAGCGGGATTTCACCAAGGCAGTAGCATCTAACAATAAATCAGTGATGGATGCCTTTAACAATATAATAAACGAGGGTAAGGTAAAACTGACTTATGTCCCTGGAAATCATGATTTATTAATTAATTCCGAGGATATTCAAAGCATTTTACCCGGAATATCTGAAGCTCGCGATGTAAGGGGTCTGGGAGCATATATTCCGTCTGATTTTCCGGAAGCTATCATTGAACACGGACATAGATACAATTTTTACTGTGCCCCGGATTATTCCAACCGGTCTTTAACCCAAACCGATACCATACTACCTCCTGGATACTTCTTCACCCGGATGGCAACCAGCTCAGTTATACAGGGCCGCCCAAAACTGGATGTTACATTTCCTCCGGTTAATAAAAATGAACTGGGAGATGTTCAATTTTTTTACTTTCTTTACTGGAATGTTTGGAAAGGCCTTATCACTGATTTCCCGGTAAACCAGGGGATGGATGAAAAAGTCATAAACACACAAATAGATGGATTCACTGACTGTTACGCCATAAAAGACGTCTTGCCCTACCAGAACTCAGAAGATGATTACATTGATGTAAACCTGTATAAAGGGATTGTTGAAACCTGGGATGAACGGCAAGATAAAAATTTAGTGCCGGTTAAAATTCCAACCGACGAAGCAGTTCTTAAGGGAGCATTTGCAAGTCATCTGGATGATCAATCACATGTACAGTTTTTCAAAAATCCTGATTCAGATAAAAAAATTGTTATATTTGGACATTCTCATGAAGCACGGGTTATAACCTCTTTCAATGAAAAACAGGAAAAACAGGTCTATGTAAATTCTGGAACATGGATTGATCTAAATAAGTGCACCATGACCTTTGTAGCCATTATACCTCCAAAAGGTGAAGACTCATCTTTAACTTTTGTAAATCTGTATCAATACAGTACAAGCGGGGATATCAAAAAATTAAAGTCAGAAGCACTCCAGATATGA
- a CDS encoding TetR/AcrR family transcriptional regulator encodes MSLVARSELEKEKRRRDILNAAEKLFFSKGYENVSLKDISKEVKFSRSTIYLYFENKEELFFAIVLRGIRIRNKMIKEEVKKVKTGFKKLAAFRNAYYEFAKEYSDYLQAYNYLLSGRFDLANIEPAEYKIEAFANSKLYDEYKKRFEELYIKKLEHSNGNVTPGILTPKFTVSEYLNEITILRHEMLYIFCSSIKQGKKDGTIKPDVNSVEITVLLTLITTNIDNMPNDLKDLLIIQGINHNKFLVDVNDFIDSIIGTKQK; translated from the coding sequence ATGTCTCTCGTAGCTAGAAGTGAACTGGAAAAAGAAAAGCGAAGAAGAGATATATTAAATGCAGCTGAAAAGCTATTCTTCTCTAAAGGTTATGAAAATGTTTCTTTGAAGGATATATCTAAAGAAGTGAAGTTTAGTAGATCTACAATTTATCTATATTTTGAGAACAAGGAAGAATTATTTTTTGCTATTGTTCTTCGTGGAATTCGAATCCGGAATAAAATGATCAAAGAAGAAGTTAAGAAAGTAAAAACTGGTTTTAAAAAACTTGCAGCATTTAGAAATGCATATTACGAATTTGCAAAAGAATATTCTGATTATCTTCAAGCTTACAATTATTTACTGTCTGGAAGGTTTGATCTAGCAAATATTGAACCTGCAGAATATAAAATAGAAGCCTTTGCCAACAGTAAGCTCTATGATGAGTATAAAAAGAGATTTGAAGAATTGTATATAAAAAAGTTAGAGCATAGTAATGGTAATGTTACTCCTGGCATTCTGACACCAAAATTTACAGTCAGTGAATATTTAAATGAAATTACCATTTTACGCCATGAAATGCTGTATATATTTTGTAGCTCAATAAAACAGGGAAAAAAAGACGGCACAATAAAACCTGATGTGAATTCTGTTGAAATAACTGTTTTATTGACATTGATCACAACTAACATTGATAATATGCCCAACGACCTTAAAGATTTACTGATAATTCAAGGAATCAATCACAATAAATTTTTAGTAGATGTCAATGATTTTATTGATAGTATAATAGGCACTAAGCAAAAATAA
- a CDS encoding pyridoxamine 5'-phosphate oxidase family protein translates to MNEVVKFLRENPVTYVATIGLDGKPKVRPFQFMLENGGKLYFCTNNQKDVYKQFQKFPYIEITTSSPDFRWIRLSGKVVFSEDIEIKKAIIDSSQLVKSLYQTADNPIFKIFYLEDAKATIADFSGEPPKEFSL, encoded by the coding sequence ATGAATGAAGTAGTGAAATTTTTACGTGAAAACCCAGTAACCTACGTTGCAACCATTGGTTTAGATGGTAAACCAAAAGTCCGACCATTCCAGTTCATGCTTGAAAATGGCGGAAAACTCTATTTCTGTACCAACAACCAGAAAGATGTTTATAAACAGTTCCAGAAATTCCCATATATTGAAATCACGACTTCCAGTCCAGATTTTAGATGGATAAGGCTCAGTGGTAAAGTTGTATTTTCTGAGGATATAGAAATTAAAAAGGCAATAATTGACAGTAGCCAACTGGTAAAATCACTCTATCAAACTGCAGATAATCCTATATTCAAGATATTCTATCTTGAGGATGCAAAAGCAACAATTGCCGATTTTTCAGGTGAACCTCCTAAAGAGTTCTCACTCTGA
- a CDS encoding methyltransferase domain-containing protein — MGNSSDWNPELYLKFNEERTQPAKDLAARINIENPGKIMDVGCGPGNSTNVLSSRWPESELVGIDSSASMIESAKKNYPDIKWRIEDATKMETEEKYDIIFSNATIQWIPDQEKLISDLVGMLVTGGALAVQVPMYHNMPASQAIESVSLAGRWKELTRGASDAFTFHSSDYYYSILSDEVKSINMWETSYFHIMQSHQSIVEMLKSTGMRKFLDILDTREEKLEFEKDVLKEITREYPAQNDGNVLFQFKRLFFIGYK, encoded by the coding sequence ATGGGAAATAGTAGCGATTGGAACCCTGAACTCTATTTGAAGTTCAATGAGGAACGAACTCAACCTGCAAAAGATCTTGCAGCACGAATAAATATTGAAAATCCTGGTAAAATAATGGATGTTGGTTGTGGGCCTGGAAACAGTACCAATGTCCTTTCCAGCAGATGGCCGGAAAGTGAACTAGTTGGAATAGATAGTTCAGCTTCCATGATAGAATCAGCAAAGAAAAATTATCCGGATATCAAATGGAGAATTGAAGATGCCACTAAAATGGAAACTGAAGAAAAATATGATATAATATTCTCAAATGCCACTATCCAGTGGATCCCGGACCAGGAAAAATTAATATCAGACCTGGTTGGAATGCTGGTAACGGGTGGTGCTCTGGCGGTGCAGGTTCCAATGTACCACAACATGCCAGCAAGCCAGGCAATAGAAAGTGTTTCATTAGCTGGAAGATGGAAAGAACTAACCCGCGGGGCCAGTGATGCTTTTACATTTCACTCCAGCGATTACTACTACAGTATCCTGTCAGATGAGGTAAAATCCATCAACATGTGGGAGACCTCCTACTTCCATATAATGCAGTCTCACCAGAGTATTGTTGAAATGCTTAAAAGCACAGGAATGAGAAAGTTTCTGGACATCCTGGATACCCGGGAAGAAAAGCTTGAGTTTGAAAAAGATGTTTTAAAGGAAATTACCAGGGAATATCCTGCTCAAAATGATGGAAATGTACTGTTTCAATTTAAAAGGCTGTTCTTTATTGGTTACAAGTAA
- a CDS encoding pseudomurein-binding repeat-containing protein: MDEIKFKFIIILMASFLVTSSLGFAFSINDNQQNSIKVSNQPEFTINEITDAASRVKTYTENNHKLPNYVQISSRQVSMPDFLRLMAVCTKRINSGSASKIVSKHINSPNSPSENLKNGNIYRSEYIDMAQRIESFSDGNNMAPNYVKSSIGNIRFENSVYIYSKVLNYYKEHKTLPNYVSVSKWNTNQDPTLLPYLKPSLNCQSDDNSIISLSRNVASGSDYDKATKVFNWVRDKISYSFYYNTKHGALGTLNQRKGNCCDQTHLLIALCRATGLPAKYVNGECTFKSGNRYGHVWAHVYVSNKWYTADAISSSNSFGVINNWNTATASINGYYRELPF; the protein is encoded by the coding sequence GTGGATGAAATTAAATTTAAATTTATAATTATTTTAATGGCTTCTTTTTTAGTGACTAGTAGTTTAGGATTTGCATTTTCAATAAATGATAATCAACAAAATTCCATTAAAGTTTCTAATCAACCTGAATTTACAATCAATGAAATAACAGATGCCGCTTCAAGAGTGAAAACTTACACTGAAAATAATCACAAATTACCTAATTACGTGCAGATTTCATCCAGACAGGTTTCCATGCCTGATTTTCTAAGACTAATGGCTGTATGTACCAAGAGAATCAACAGCGGCTCCGCATCTAAGATTGTTTCTAAACATATCAATTCTCCCAATAGTCCTTCTGAGAACTTGAAAAATGGGAATATTTACAGATCGGAATACATTGACATGGCCCAACGGATTGAATCCTTTTCTGATGGAAATAATATGGCACCAAATTATGTAAAATCCTCAATTGGAAATATAAGATTCGAAAACTCTGTTTATATTTATTCTAAAGTCTTAAACTATTATAAAGAACATAAAACACTCCCCAATTATGTTTCTGTTAGTAAATGGAATACTAATCAAGACCCCACTTTATTACCCTACTTAAAACCCAGTTTAAACTGCCAATCAGATGATAATTCAATAATTTCGTTATCTAGAAATGTGGCTTCCGGTTCAGATTATGATAAAGCAACTAAAGTTTTTAATTGGGTTAGAGATAAAATCAGTTACTCTTTTTATTACAACACTAAACATGGTGCTTTAGGGACACTCAATCAAAGAAAAGGTAATTGTTGTGACCAAACTCACCTTCTGATTGCTCTTTGTCGAGCCACAGGATTACCAGCTAAATATGTCAATGGAGAATGCACATTTAAAAGTGGTAATAGGTATGGGCATGTCTGGGCCCATGTTTACGTGAGTAATAAATGGTATACTGCGGATGCTATAAGTTCCAGTAATTCTTTTGGTGTGATAAACAACTGGAATACTGCTACTGCATCAATTAATGGTTATTATAGGGAATTACCATTTTAA
- a CDS encoding class I SAM-dependent methyltransferase — protein sequence MVESEYKQDETKIYADRKGPAKMAEGIAMLRAYESSKPEDERICYDPYAIHFINPKILEYAAKHRNEANTTVENNSGSIVARVRYFDDFVKKLIVNGLEQLVIFGAGYDTRAYRIEELKEKVKVFEVDHPGTQSFKMEKIKEIFDSIPEHVVFVPVDFEKETFSEKLFSKGYNPSLKTLFIMEGLLMYIPPKSVAETLSFIAENSGKGSAVIFDYFPESVVDGTDKLKIAQDIRNFAIQQGEPLQFGIKDGEFEEFLSTFGFSNIQNVTSVDYKKLYFHGKNENRNVCELLYFAHATIE from the coding sequence ATGGTAGAAAGTGAGTATAAGCAAGATGAAACCAAAATTTATGCAGATAGGAAAGGGCCAGCTAAAATGGCTGAAGGGATTGCAATGCTTAGGGCTTATGAATCATCTAAACCTGAAGATGAACGTATCTGTTATGATCCATATGCTATCCATTTTATAAATCCTAAAATATTGGAATACGCTGCTAAACATCGGAATGAGGCAAATACAACAGTCGAAAATAACTCGGGTTCAATTGTAGCTAGAGTTAGGTATTTTGATGATTTTGTAAAAAAATTGATTGTAAATGGGCTTGAACAGTTGGTTATATTTGGGGCAGGATATGATACTCGAGCTTATAGAATCGAAGAACTGAAAGAAAAAGTTAAAGTATTTGAAGTGGATCACCCAGGTACTCAGAGTTTTAAAATGGAGAAAATCAAGGAAATCTTTGATTCTATCCCTGAGCATGTTGTATTTGTGCCTGTTGATTTTGAAAAGGAAACATTCAGTGAAAAACTATTTTCTAAAGGATATAATCCATCATTGAAGACTCTTTTCATAATGGAAGGACTACTCATGTACATTCCCCCTAAATCAGTCGCTGAAACGCTTTCTTTTATCGCAGAGAATTCTGGCAAAGGCAGTGCAGTGATTTTTGATTATTTCCCTGAATCTGTAGTTGATGGAACCGATAAACTGAAGATTGCACAAGATATCAGAAACTTTGCAATACAACAAGGAGAACCACTCCAATTCGGAATCAAAGATGGTGAGTTTGAAGAATTCCTAAGTACTTTTGGATTCTCAAATATACAAAATGTAACTAGTGTTGATTATAAAAAACTGTATTTCCATGGTAAAAATGAAAACAGGAATGTTTGTGAACTTTTATACTTCGCACATGCAACAATCGAATAA
- a CDS encoding helix-turn-helix domain-containing protein translates to MSELKYPDGFEEIACPVEKTILLIGNKWTLLIVRELVMAKGPLRYNEIAKALPKISSRTLSSKLKNMVNYGIIEKNIIDDSPIKVEYSLTEKGRQLHKVTRPMAEWSEEWHTF, encoded by the coding sequence ATGAGTGAATTAAAATATCCAGATGGTTTTGAAGAGATAGCATGCCCGGTAGAGAAAACAATACTGTTGATCGGGAATAAATGGACTCTGCTAATTGTTAGAGAATTGGTAATGGCTAAAGGGCCTTTAAGATATAACGAAATAGCAAAAGCTTTGCCCAAGATCAGTTCAAGGACCCTATCCTCTAAATTAAAAAATATGGTTAATTATGGAATAATTGAAAAAAATATCATTGATGATTCACCCATTAAAGTGGAATATTCTCTAACGGAAAAAGGTAGGCAATTACATAAAGTAACTCGTCCCATGGCCGAATGGAGTGAAGAGTGGCATACTTTCTGA